Proteins found in one Allorhizobium pseudoryzae genomic segment:
- the accD gene encoding acetyl-CoA carboxylase, carboxyltransferase subunit beta — protein MNWITNYVRPKINSMLGRREVPENLWIKCPETGEMVFHKDLEENKWVIPASGFHMKMPAKARLTDLFDGGVYENLPQPKVAQDPLKFRDSKKYADRLKDSRTKTEQEDTILAGLGQVKGVKLVAVVHEFNFIGGSLGMAAGEAIVKAAERALAERCPLVIFPASGGARMQEGILSLMQLPRTTVAIDMLKEAGLPYIVVLTNPTTGGVTASYAMLGDVHIAEPGAEIGFAGKRVIEQTLREKLPEGFQTSEYLLEHGMVDMVVKRHEIAETLATLLKIMMKQPATADQPLALTA, from the coding sequence GTGAACTGGATCACCAACTATGTGCGCCCGAAGATCAACTCGATGCTCGGTCGCCGGGAAGTGCCGGAGAATCTTTGGATCAAGTGCCCGGAAACGGGCGAAATGGTCTTCCACAAGGATCTGGAAGAGAACAAGTGGGTCATTCCCGCTTCCGGCTTCCACATGAAGATGCCGGCCAAGGCGCGTCTGACGGATCTCTTTGACGGCGGAGTCTACGAGAACCTGCCGCAGCCGAAGGTGGCGCAGGATCCGCTGAAGTTCCGCGATTCGAAGAAATACGCCGACCGCCTGAAGGATAGCCGCACGAAGACCGAGCAGGAGGATACGATCCTTGCCGGTCTCGGCCAGGTGAAGGGCGTCAAGCTCGTGGCGGTGGTGCACGAGTTCAACTTCATCGGCGGCTCGCTCGGCATGGCGGCCGGCGAGGCGATCGTCAAGGCTGCCGAACGCGCGCTGGCTGAACGCTGCCCGCTGGTCATCTTCCCGGCCTCCGGTGGTGCCCGCATGCAGGAAGGCATTCTCTCCCTCATGCAGCTGCCGCGCACGACGGTGGCGATCGACATGCTGAAGGAAGCCGGTCTTCCTTATATCGTGGTGCTCACCAATCCGACGACCGGTGGTGTGACAGCGTCTTATGCCATGCTGGGTGACGTTCACATTGCCGAACCCGGCGCGGAAATCGGTTTTGCCGGCAAGCGCGTGATCGAACAGACGTTGCGCGAAAAGCTGCCGGAAGGCTTCCAGACGTCGGAATACCTGCTGGAGCACGGCATGGTCGATATGGTGGTGAAGCGCCATGAGATTGCCGAGACCCTGGCGACGCTTCTGAAGATCATGATGAAACAGCCCGCCACCGCGGATCAGCCGCTGGCGTTGACGGCCTGA
- a CDS encoding phosphoribosylanthranilate isomerase: MIPDIKICGLKTPEAIDLAVERGASHVGFIFFEKSPRHIDPLTAGALADRVRGRAKIVAVTVNADNEELEEIIAFLKPDILQLHGTETPERVLNIKAVFGLPVMKAFSVRVKEDLRKLEAYEGLADRYLLDAKAPEHSDLPGGNGVSFDWTILSALDENVDYMLSGGLNKDNVLEAMSVTKARGLDLSSGVESAPGVKDLAKINAFFDVIDQWRSSVSKGVKS; encoded by the coding sequence ATGATACCAGACATCAAAATCTGCGGCCTCAAGACGCCGGAAGCGATCGACCTGGCGGTGGAACGGGGCGCAAGCCATGTCGGCTTCATCTTCTTCGAAAAGAGCCCGCGGCATATCGATCCGCTGACGGCAGGTGCGCTGGCGGACCGGGTGAGGGGACGTGCGAAGATCGTCGCCGTCACCGTGAATGCGGATAACGAGGAACTGGAAGAGATCATCGCCTTCCTGAAGCCGGATATCCTGCAACTGCACGGGACGGAAACGCCGGAACGGGTGTTGAACATCAAGGCGGTCTTCGGCCTGCCGGTGATGAAGGCCTTTTCCGTGCGCGTGAAGGAAGACCTGCGCAAGCTGGAAGCCTATGAGGGACTGGCGGATCGGTACCTGCTGGACGCCAAGGCGCCGGAACATTCGGATCTTCCTGGCGGTAACGGCGTTTCCTTTGACTGGACCATCCTGTCCGCGCTTGACGAAAATGTGGATTACATGCTTTCCGGTGGCCTGAACAAGGACAACGTTCTGGAAGCGATGTCCGTCACTAAGGCGCGTGGTCTGGATCTGTCGTCCGGCGTGGAAAGTGCACCTGGGGTCAAGGACCTCGCAAAGATCAACGCCTTTTTTGATGTGATCGACCAATGGCGTTCCAGCGTTTCTAAGGGAGTGAAGTCGTGA
- a CDS encoding M48 family metallopeptidase codes for MFSLLAKPKRKPKPLKKEERVLSVGDKVLPLTIREHAKATRITLRIEPGGRALRLTVPTGLRSREVDAFLTRHDGWLRTKLSKFSDENTLRPGGMMALRGVPHRIVHTGTLRGLTEVSEEDGQPIIRVSGLEDHLGRRLEAFLKKEARYDLERLSAIYAGRIGKPVKSVSMKDTRSRWGSCSWDGNLSFSWRIVMAPPFVIDYLAAHEVAHLKEMNHGPKFWALCADLCPDMDRARHWLKTHGSQLHAIDFS; via the coding sequence ATGTTCTCCCTGCTCGCCAAGCCCAAACGCAAGCCGAAACCGCTCAAGAAGGAAGAGCGTGTTCTCTCCGTGGGTGACAAGGTGCTGCCGCTGACGATCCGGGAACATGCCAAGGCGACCCGCATCACGCTGCGCATCGAACCGGGCGGCCGCGCGTTGCGCCTCACGGTGCCGACCGGTCTGCGTTCCCGCGAAGTGGATGCCTTCCTCACCCGCCATGATGGCTGGCTGCGCACGAAGCTTTCCAAGTTTTCGGATGAAAACACGCTTCGCCCCGGCGGCATGATGGCACTGCGCGGTGTGCCGCACCGGATTGTCCATACCGGCACCTTGCGAGGACTGACGGAAGTCAGCGAGGAGGATGGACAACCGATCATCCGGGTCAGCGGTCTGGAGGATCATCTCGGACGACGCCTGGAAGCCTTCCTGAAAAAGGAGGCGCGCTACGATCTGGAGCGGCTGTCCGCTATTTATGCCGGGCGCATCGGCAAACCTGTCAAGTCTGTCAGCATGAAGGATACCCGCAGCCGCTGGGGGTCCTGCTCCTGGGATGGCAATTTGAGCTTTTCCTGGCGCATCGTCATGGCGCCGCCCTTCGTCATCGATTATCTCGCGGCGCATGAAGTGGCACATCTGAAGGAGATGAACCACGGTCCGAAGTTCTGGGCGCTTTGTGCCGACCTGTGCCCGGACATGGACAGAGCCCGCCACTGGCTGAAGACCCACGGCTCGCAACTGCATGCGATCGACTTCAGCTAA
- the trxA gene encoding thioredoxin — translation MATVKVDNSNFQAEVLDASEPVIVDFWAEWCGPCKMIAPSLEEISSELAGKVKIAKLNIDENPELAAKFGVRSIPTLAMFKGGEVADIKVGAAPKTALSSWISSAA, via the coding sequence ATGGCTACCGTGAAAGTCGACAACTCCAATTTCCAGGCCGAAGTTCTGGACGCTTCCGAACCCGTGATCGTGGATTTCTGGGCCGAATGGTGCGGCCCGTGCAAGATGATCGCGCCGAGCCTCGAAGAAATCTCCTCGGAACTGGCCGGCAAGGTGAAGATCGCCAAGCTGAACATTGACGAGAACCCGGAACTCGCCGCCAAGTTCGGCGTCCGCTCGATCCCGACGCTTGCCATGTTCAAGGGCGGCGAAGTGGCCGATATCAAGGTGGGTGCTGCTCCGAAGACAGCCCTTTCCAGCTGGATTTCCAGCGCGGCCTGA
- a CDS encoding bifunctional folylpolyglutamate synthase/dihydrofolate synthase, which produces MNEIAQSEAEQVINELMKLHPKGYDMTLGRMRRLLEVLGNPQDRLPPMIHVAGTNGKGSVSAFSRALLEAGGHAVHVHTSPHLVNWHERYRIGKRGGPGALVDDALLADALRRVAEANAGQPITVFEILTAAGFLLFSEIPADAVIIEVGMGGRLDCTNVVDRPAVSVIMPISFDHQAYLGDRVELIAAEKAGIMKKGHPVVIGHQEFEAAEEVLVATAERLGCPLSVYGQDFSAHEEFGRLIYQDEFGLADLPLPRLPGRHQLANAAAAIRAVRAAGFAVTEAMMEQAMTGVEWPGRLQRLTEGTLIPLAPKGSEIWVDGGHNPGAGEVIAEAMAAFEEKQPRPLYLVTGMLNTKDPIGYFRAFTDIAECVFCVPIRGSDAGLDPVVLANAAYDAGLVAEPHSTVADALKEISARQLDGDVPPRILIGGSLYLAGNVLADNGTPPK; this is translated from the coding sequence ATGAATGAGATTGCCCAAAGCGAGGCAGAGCAGGTAATCAACGAGCTGATGAAGCTGCATCCCAAGGGGTATGACATGACCCTTGGGCGTATGCGCCGTCTGCTGGAGGTGCTGGGCAACCCGCAGGATCGGCTGCCGCCGATGATCCATGTGGCCGGCACCAATGGCAAGGGATCAGTCTCGGCCTTCAGCCGAGCGCTTCTGGAAGCGGGCGGCCATGCCGTGCATGTCCACACCTCGCCGCACCTCGTCAACTGGCATGAGCGGTATCGCATTGGGAAGCGTGGCGGACCGGGTGCGCTGGTGGATGATGCTCTGCTGGCGGATGCGCTGCGTCGAGTGGCGGAAGCCAATGCCGGCCAGCCGATTACCGTCTTCGAGATCCTGACGGCGGCCGGCTTCCTCCTGTTTTCCGAAATTCCCGCCGATGCCGTGATCATCGAGGTTGGCATGGGCGGGCGGCTTGACTGTACCAATGTCGTGGATCGGCCAGCGGTCTCCGTCATCATGCCGATCTCCTTCGATCACCAGGCCTATCTCGGTGACCGGGTGGAACTGATTGCCGCTGAAAAGGCCGGCATCATGAAGAAGGGGCATCCGGTCGTCATCGGCCATCAGGAATTCGAAGCCGCCGAAGAGGTGCTGGTTGCGACGGCCGAGCGCCTGGGCTGTCCCCTGTCCGTCTACGGACAGGATTTCTCCGCCCATGAAGAATTCGGCCGCCTGATCTATCAGGACGAGTTCGGTCTGGCCGATCTGCCTTTGCCGCGGCTCCCCGGGCGCCATCAGCTCGCAAATGCGGCAGCTGCCATTCGGGCGGTGCGGGCCGCAGGCTTTGCGGTCACCGAGGCCATGATGGAACAGGCGATGACTGGCGTCGAGTGGCCGGGACGCCTGCAGCGGCTGACCGAGGGCACCCTCATCCCGCTCGCGCCAAAGGGGTCGGAAATCTGGGTCGATGGCGGCCACAATCCAGGCGCCGGAGAGGTGATTGCCGAGGCCATGGCGGCCTTCGAGGAGAAGCAGCCGCGGCCGCTTTATCTCGTCACGGGCATGCTGAACACGAAAGATCCGATCGGCTATTTCCGCGCCTTCACCGATATTGCCGAATGTGTCTTCTGTGTTCCGATCCGCGGCAGCGATGCGGGGCTGGATCCGGTGGTGCTGGCCAATGCCGCCTATGATGCCGGCCTTGTCGCCGAACCGCATTCGACGGTCGCCGATGCGCTGAAGGAGATCTCGGCCCGGCAGCTGGATGGCGATGTGCCGCCGCGGATCCTGATCGGCGGCTCGCTCTACCTCGCCGGCAATGTGCTGGCCGATAACGGCACGCCGCCGAAATAA
- a CDS encoding polyhydroxyalkanoate depolymerase: MFYQLYELNHAAMAPYRAATEALRFFYTNPLNPLAETTFGRTMAAGLEVFERATRRYGKPEFGLPTTTVSGQSVKVTEKVVWSRPFCDLLRFERDLPKGTDLGPKILIVAPMSGHYATLLRGTVEALIQGADVYITDWQDARTVPVTEGLFDLDDYIDYVIDMIHHLGPNTHVVAVCQPSVPVLAAAAVMEGADDPLAPASMTLMGGPIDTRINPTAVNQLAQDRPLKWFKDNVIMTVPWPHAGFMRPVYPGFLQLSGFMSMNLDRHLNAQKDFFQHLVKNDGESAEKHRDFYDEYLAVMDLTAEFYLQTVDTVFIKHSLPKGEMMHRGSRVDTTKIRKVALLTIEGENDDISGVGQTKAAQTICTNIPDDMRLHYVQPDVGHYGVFNGSRFRREIAPRILKFAAEQTKGVRKTVVPRVIKGGKSA; the protein is encoded by the coding sequence ATGTTCTACCAGCTCTATGAGTTGAACCACGCGGCCATGGCTCCGTATCGCGCGGCGACGGAAGCTCTTCGATTTTTCTATACCAATCCTCTAAACCCCCTTGCAGAGACGACGTTCGGACGCACGATGGCGGCGGGGCTGGAAGTGTTTGAACGCGCCACGCGGCGTTATGGCAAACCGGAATTCGGACTGCCGACGACCACCGTCAGCGGCCAGAGCGTCAAGGTGACCGAGAAGGTGGTCTGGTCGAGACCCTTCTGCGATCTTCTCCGTTTTGAGCGTGATCTGCCGAAGGGCACCGATCTCGGTCCGAAGATCCTGATCGTGGCGCCCATGTCCGGCCATTATGCGACGCTGTTGCGCGGCACGGTCGAGGCGCTGATCCAGGGTGCGGATGTCTACATCACCGATTGGCAGGACGCCCGCACGGTCCCGGTGACCGAAGGTCTGTTCGATCTCGATGATTATATCGACTACGTCATCGACATGATCCATCACCTCGGTCCGAACACGCATGTGGTGGCCGTCTGCCAGCCGTCGGTTCCGGTTCTGGCCGCTGCGGCGGTCATGGAAGGCGCCGATGATCCGCTGGCACCTGCGTCCATGACGCTGATGGGCGGGCCGATCGATACGCGCATCAACCCGACGGCGGTGAACCAGCTAGCCCAGGACCGTCCGCTGAAGTGGTTCAAGGACAATGTCATCATGACGGTGCCGTGGCCGCATGCTGGTTTCATGCGTCCCGTCTACCCGGGCTTCCTGCAGCTCTCCGGCTTCATGTCGATGAACCTCGACCGGCACCTCAACGCCCAGAAGGACTTCTTCCAGCATCTCGTGAAGAACGACGGCGAGTCCGCCGAGAAACATCGCGACTTCTATGACGAATATCTGGCGGTCATGGATCTGACGGCGGAGTTTTATCTGCAGACGGTCGATACCGTCTTCATCAAGCATTCCCTGCCGAAGGGCGAGATGATGCATCGCGGCAGCCGCGTCGATACGACGAAGATCCGCAAGGTGGCGCTTCTCACCATCGAAGGCGAGAATGACGATATTTCCGGCGTCGGCCAGACCAAGGCGGCGCAGACGATCTGCACCAACATTCCAGACGACATGCGCCTGCATTATGTTCAGCCGGATGTCGGCCACTACGGGGTGTTCAACGGCTCGCGCTTCCGCCGGGAAATTGCGCCGCGGATCCTGAAGTTTGCCGCCGAACAGACCAAGGGTGTTCGCAAAACGGTGGTGCCGCGGGTGATCAAGGGCGGCAAGAGCGCCTGA
- a CDS encoding DUF2852 domain-containing protein, translating into MNQSAWIRPDWTPATIALMVLGFVVFWPLGLAMLAYILYGDRLRDFKRSANERADGFFNSCRSYRRSSRPGFSTGNGAFDDWRKAELDRIEEQRRKLDEMREEFDTYLRELRRAKDQEEFDRFMRERGNRGPDTSYPAV; encoded by the coding sequence ATGAACCAGTCTGCATGGATCCGGCCGGATTGGACTCCGGCAACGATCGCCCTGATGGTCCTGGGCTTCGTGGTGTTCTGGCCCCTTGGCCTCGCCATGCTTGCCTATATTCTCTACGGCGACCGCCTGCGCGATTTCAAGCGCAGCGCCAATGAACGCGCCGACGGCTTCTTTAACAGCTGCCGCAGCTATCGCCGCTCCAGCCGTCCCGGTTTCTCGACCGGCAACGGGGCCTTCGACGATTGGCGAAAGGCCGAGCTCGACCGCATCGAAGAACAGCGCCGCAAGCTCGACGAGATGCGCGAGGAATTCGACACCTATCTTCGCGAGCTTCGCCGCGCGAAGGATCAGGAAGAGTTCGACCGCTTCATGCGCGAGCGTGGCAACCGCGGTCCAGACACGTCCTATCCCGCCGTCTGA
- the trpA gene encoding tryptophan synthase subunit alpha, whose product MTARMDKRFADLKAEGRPALITYMMGGDPDFQTSLGIMKALPAAGADVIELGMPFSDPMADGPAIQLAGQRALAHGQTLAKTLDLAREFRKDDQDTPIVLMGYYNPIYNMGVETFLDTALEAGIDGLIVVDLPPEMDDELCIPALAKGVNFIRLATPTTDEKRLPTVLRNTSGFVYYVSMNGITGSALPDPSLVGAAVQRIKAHTDLPICVGFGVKTADHARAIGAAADGVVVGSAIVAQVAGSLTADGKATDHTISAVTTLVSGLATGVRSARLVAAE is encoded by the coding sequence ATGACTGCACGTATGGACAAACGTTTTGCCGATCTGAAGGCGGAAGGCCGCCCGGCGCTGATCACCTACATGATGGGTGGCGACCCGGATTTTCAGACCTCGCTCGGCATCATGAAGGCGCTTCCCGCCGCCGGCGCCGATGTGATCGAGCTCGGCATGCCCTTTTCCGATCCGATGGCCGATGGCCCGGCGATCCAGCTGGCCGGCCAGCGGGCGCTCGCCCATGGTCAGACGCTGGCAAAGACGCTCGATCTCGCCCGCGAGTTCCGCAAGGACGACCAGGACACGCCGATCGTGCTGATGGGGTATTACAACCCGATCTACAACATGGGCGTCGAGACCTTTCTGGACACCGCGCTCGAAGCCGGCATCGATGGCCTGATCGTCGTGGACCTGCCGCCGGAGATGGATGACGAGCTGTGCATCCCGGCGCTGGCCAAGGGCGTCAACTTCATCCGTCTCGCGACGCCGACGACCGACGAGAAGCGCCTGCCGACCGTGCTGCGCAACACCTCCGGTTTCGTCTATTACGTCTCGATGAACGGCATCACCGGCTCGGCTCTGCCCGATCCGTCGCTCGTCGGTGCCGCCGTGCAGCGCATCAAGGCGCATACCGACCTGCCGATCTGCGTCGGTTTCGGTGTGAAGACGGCTGATCATGCCCGTGCGATCGGTGCCGCCGCCGATGGCGTTGTCGTCGGGTCCGCGATCGTCGCGCAGGTTGCCGGTAGCCTGACCGCTGACGGAAAGGCCACCGATCATACCATTTCTGCAGTCACGACGCTGGTCAGCGGTCTTGCGACCGGCGTCCGTTCGGCCCGCCTTGTTGCTGCCGAATAA
- the trpB gene encoding tryptophan synthase subunit beta produces MNQPLKPNSFRAGPDEDGRFGIYGGRFVAETLMPLILDLEAEWNKAKTDAEFQAELAHLGTHYIGRPSPLYFAERLTAELGGAKIYFKRDELNHTGSHKINNCIGQILLAKRMGKKRIIAETGAGQHGVASATVAARFGFPCVVYMGATDVERQAPNVFRMKLLGAEVKPVTSGHGTLKDAMNEALRDWVTNVDDTYYIIGTAAGPHPYPEMVREFQSVIGKEAREQMMAAEGRLPDMLVAAVGGGSNAIGLFHPFLDDESVRIVGVEAGGKGLDGEEHCASLTAGRPGVLHGNRTYLLQDGDGQIKEGHSISAGLDYPGIGPEHSWLKDSGRVEYVPIKDDEALAAFQLLTRTEGIIPALEPSHALAEVVKRAPTMDKDQIILMNLCGRGDKDIFTVGKILGMGL; encoded by the coding sequence GTGAACCAGCCGCTCAAACCAAATTCCTTCCGGGCCGGTCCCGACGAAGACGGTCGTTTCGGGATCTATGGCGGCCGCTTCGTCGCCGAGACCCTGATGCCGCTGATCCTGGATCTCGAGGCGGAGTGGAACAAGGCCAAGACCGATGCGGAGTTCCAGGCGGAGCTTGCCCATCTCGGCACGCATTATATCGGCCGCCCGAGCCCGCTCTATTTCGCCGAACGCCTGACGGCCGAACTCGGCGGCGCGAAGATCTATTTCAAGCGCGACGAGCTGAACCATACGGGCAGCCACAAGATCAACAACTGCATCGGCCAGATCCTGCTTGCCAAGCGCATGGGCAAGAAGCGCATCATCGCCGAAACCGGTGCCGGACAGCATGGCGTGGCCTCTGCCACCGTTGCCGCCCGTTTCGGTTTCCCCTGCGTCGTCTACATGGGCGCGACCGACGTGGAGCGCCAGGCGCCGAACGTTTTCCGCATGAAGCTTCTCGGTGCCGAGGTGAAGCCCGTCACTTCCGGCCATGGCACGCTGAAGGATGCCATGAACGAGGCGCTGCGCGACTGGGTCACCAATGTCGATGACACCTATTACATCATCGGCACCGCAGCCGGTCCGCATCCCTATCCGGAAATGGTCCGCGAATTCCAGTCGGTGATCGGCAAGGAAGCCCGCGAGCAGATGATGGCGGCCGAGGGCCGTTTGCCGGACATGCTGGTGGCCGCCGTCGGTGGTGGATCGAACGCAATCGGCCTCTTTCATCCCTTCCTGGATGACGAGAGCGTGCGTATCGTTGGTGTCGAAGCCGGTGGCAAGGGCCTGGACGGCGAAGAACACTGTGCCTCGCTGACGGCAGGTCGTCCGGGTGTTCTGCATGGCAACCGCACCTATCTGCTGCAGGATGGCGATGGCCAGATCAAGGAAGGCCATTCGATCTCGGCCGGCCTCGATTATCCGGGCATCGGGCCGGAGCATTCCTGGTTGAAGGACAGCGGTCGCGTCGAATACGTGCCGATCAAGGATGACGAGGCGCTGGCCGCCTTCCAGCTGCTGACCCGCACGGAAGGCATTATTCCGGCGCTCGAGCCCAGCCATGCGCTGGCCGAAGTCGTCAAGCGCGCACCGACGATGGATAAGGACCAGATCATCCTGATGAACCTCTGTGGCCGCGGCGACAAGGACATTTTCACCGTTGGCAAGATTCTGGGAATGGGCCTCTGA